One Scyliorhinus canicula chromosome 12, sScyCan1.1, whole genome shotgun sequence genomic region harbors:
- the mrps17 gene encoding 28S ribosomal protein S17, mitochondrial has protein sequence MSARTASVHAKWIIGKVIGTKMQKTAKVRITRLVLNPYLLKFYNKRKTYFAHDPKEQCTVGDIVLLKALPERRTKHVKHELAEIVFKVGNVIDPITQERCSGSRIIEPPKDSDSDVGSLNDHMKNLEINVVQSNTEHKNSAC, from the exons ATGTCAGCAAGAACTGCCTCTGTCCATGCCAAGTGGATTATCGGAAAAGTGATTGGGACAAAAATGCAGAAGACTGCAAAAGTCAGAATAACTAGACTTGTCTTGAATCCATATCTGCTAAAG TTTTACAATAAAAGGAAGACCTATTTTGCTCATGATCCAAAAGAACAGTGCACTGTGGGTGATATCGTACTTCTGAAGGCTTTGCCTGAACGAAGAACCAAGCACGTTAAACATGAACTGGCAGAAATTGTTTTCAAAGTTGGAAATGTAATTGATCCCATCACACAAGAACGCTGTAGTGGAAGCCGAATAATTGAACCCCCTAAAGACTCTGATTCAGATGTGGGATCCCTGAATGATCATATGAAGAACTTAGAAATCAATGTTGTTCAGAGTAATACAGAACATAAAAACTCTGCATGTTGA